Proteins encoded together in one Impatiens glandulifera chromosome 1, dImpGla2.1, whole genome shotgun sequence window:
- the LOC124921003 gene encoding transcription repressor MYB5-like, translating to MRSPASASASAAANGRKSTACCSKVGLKRGPWTAEEDELLSTYIKKEGEGRWRTLPHRAGLLRCGKSCRLRWMNYLRPSVKRGQIAPDEEDLILRLHRLLGNRWALIAGRISGRTDNEIKNYWNTHLSKKLIGQGIDPRTHKPLIISTKQEDHHKPSSSSKVISISKPSNLTLVNGNSSIVIDRPQQKQQLEENSIDENIDFGNIIDGHIINNDDTFSSFLNSLINEDIFNSQVLNESSGAFLANSYDHTSLMNANDQVSIFGVGWEAPIMCLDDPSVINKTNNSERISIDNDDVN from the exons ATGAGGAGTCCGGCATCAGCATCGGCATCGGCGGCGGCAAACGGGAGAAAGTCGACGGCGTGCTGCAGTAAGGTTGGACTGAAACGAGGGCCATGGACGGCGGAAGAAGACGAACTTCTATCTACTTACATTAAGAAAGAAGGTGAAGGCCGATGGAGAACTCTCCCACACCGTGCCGGATTACTCCGTTGCGGAAAGAGCTGCCGCCTCCGTTGGATGAACTACCTTCGTCCCTCCGTCAAACGCGGCCAAATCGCCCCTGATGAAGAAGATCTCATCCTCCGCCTTCATCGCCTCCTAGGAAATCG GTGGGCTTTGATAGCTGGGAGAATTTCAGGAAGGACGGATAATGAGATAAAGAATTATTGGAACACTCATCTTAGTAAGAAACTTATTGGTCAAGGAATAGATCCAAGGACACACAAGCCACTAATAATATCTACCAAGCAAGAAGATCATCACAAACCATCTTCTTCCTCTAAGGTCATTTCCATTTCAAAACCTAGTAACTTAACTCTCGTCAATGGAAATAGTTCTATTGTTATCGATCGTCCACAACAAAAACAACAACTCGAAGAAAATAGCATTGACGAGAACATAGACTTTGGTAATATCATTGATGGtcacataattaataatgacGACACATTTTCATCGTTCTTGAACTCGTTGATCAATGAAGATATATTCAATAGCCAAGTACTAAATGAATCTAGTGGAGCTTTTTTAGCCAATTCATACGATCACACATCATTGATGAACGCTAATGATCAAGTTTCCATCTTTGGAGTCGGGTGGGAGGCTCCGATAATGTGCTTAGATGATCCGTCTGTAATCAATAAGACAAACAATTCTGAGAGGATTAGTATTGATAATGATGATGTTAATTGA